Proteins encoded by one window of Acidimicrobiia bacterium:
- a CDS encoding adenylate/guanylate cyclase domain-containing protein — MDLRLRGFLQRRGASAEEIARAEREHWLALLTADRLLVPGRPRYDQAEVAAKTGVDRALADRIWRALGFPDPPAGAAVFTDRDAEMLDTFLHTARMTIGDEADEFVEQARAVASGLARLAEFFSDQIAGAIEAGWSSGVDDEALAVAVMDGTNWSTLARLLDYTLRLQTRAALWRKLANQDVGDQSGWPLTIGFVDLVGYTALSQELEPDELARLVARFEALAYDAVAARGGRVVKMIGDEVMFAADECEVGASIALALTGAVESDDVLPVARAGLAAGPVVAREGDYFGPTVNLASRLVEIAKPGAVLVSADVYDALAGEDAFTWRRLRPRRVRDIGRVDVWVLRPSREAVEAGRPRHGSG; from the coding sequence GTGGATCTCCGGTTGCGCGGCTTCCTGCAACGGCGCGGTGCGTCCGCGGAGGAGATCGCGCGCGCCGAACGTGAGCACTGGCTCGCGCTGCTGACTGCGGACCGCCTGCTCGTGCCCGGCCGCCCGCGCTACGACCAGGCCGAGGTCGCGGCGAAGACGGGCGTCGACCGCGCGCTCGCGGACCGGATCTGGCGCGCGCTCGGGTTCCCGGATCCGCCCGCGGGCGCGGCCGTGTTCACCGACCGCGACGCCGAGATGCTCGACACGTTCCTGCACACGGCGCGCATGACGATCGGCGACGAAGCCGACGAGTTCGTCGAGCAGGCACGCGCGGTCGCGTCGGGGCTCGCGCGGCTGGCGGAGTTCTTCTCGGACCAGATCGCAGGCGCGATCGAGGCCGGCTGGTCGTCGGGCGTGGACGACGAGGCACTCGCGGTGGCAGTGATGGACGGGACGAACTGGTCGACGCTCGCGCGTCTCCTCGACTACACGCTCCGCTTGCAGACACGCGCGGCGTTGTGGCGGAAGCTCGCGAACCAGGACGTCGGCGACCAGTCCGGCTGGCCGTTGACGATCGGCTTCGTCGACCTCGTCGGTTACACCGCGCTGAGCCAGGAGCTCGAACCCGACGAGCTCGCGCGTCTCGTCGCGCGCTTCGAGGCGCTCGCGTACGACGCCGTCGCGGCGCGCGGTGGACGCGTCGTGAAGATGATCGGTGACGAGGTGATGTTCGCGGCCGACGAGTGCGAGGTCGGCGCGTCGATCGCCCTCGCGCTGACCGGCGCGGTCGAGAGCGACGACGTGCTCCCCGTCGCGCGCGCCGGGCTCGCGGCCGGTCCGGTCGTCGCTCGCGAGGGCGACTACTTCGGCCCGACGGTGAACCTCGCGAGCCGTCTCGTCGAGATCGCCAAGCCCGGTGCCGTGCTCGTGTCCGCCGACGTCTACGACGCGCTCGCCGGCGAGGACGCGTTCACGTGGCGGCGGCTCCGCCCGCGGCGCGTGCGTGACATCGGCCGCGTGGACGTCTGGGTGTTGCGGCCGTCACGCGAGGCGGTCGAGGCCGGCCGTCCGCGGCACGGAAGCGGGTAG
- a CDS encoding acyl-CoA dehydrogenase family protein, with amino-acid sequence MAVDAPERTPEQLREQTVAWLRENLPAGWMEAVDAGDHEKVSRLRRELDYDEWCVRFGRAGYATPTWPAEYGAGLSLTPGQAKHVNDVLNHYRVPRPMNIIGIGMGGPTVLTWGSEELKQRLVAKIATNEEIWCQLFSEPGNGSDVAGLSTRAVRDGDEWVVNGQKVWTTLAHRAKWGMLLARTNPDVPKHRGLSYFVVDMHAPGVEVRPLVQITGDAEFNEVFLNDVRIPDSMRLGGEGDGWRVAITTLMNERVSLSGAGSVSGDAVGGSAVDRLIARHHPVEDPVMRQRLAQAWIEGQLIRLTNQRAAARRKSGAEAGPEGSVTKLFQAEYNKRLQKLAVDLEGPRGIAWEGAALRGEGRVGWMPTDRDDAGSVAVGFLRAQANTIEGGTSEIMRNILGERVLGLPKEPDPSRELPWKDVLRNA; translated from the coding sequence ATGGCCGTCGACGCCCCCGAGCGCACCCCCGAGCAGCTGCGCGAGCAGACCGTCGCGTGGCTGCGCGAGAACCTCCCCGCCGGGTGGATGGAGGCCGTCGACGCCGGCGACCACGAGAAGGTGTCGCGCCTGCGCAGGGAGCTCGACTACGACGAGTGGTGCGTGCGCTTCGGGCGCGCCGGCTACGCGACGCCGACCTGGCCGGCCGAGTACGGCGCGGGGCTGTCACTCACGCCGGGGCAGGCCAAGCACGTCAACGACGTCCTCAACCACTACCGGGTCCCGCGGCCGATGAACATCATCGGCATCGGGATGGGTGGCCCGACCGTCCTGACGTGGGGGAGCGAGGAGCTCAAGCAGCGCCTCGTCGCCAAGATCGCGACGAACGAGGAGATCTGGTGCCAGCTCTTCAGCGAGCCGGGCAACGGATCCGACGTCGCCGGCCTCTCGACCCGCGCCGTGCGCGACGGCGACGAGTGGGTCGTGAACGGCCAGAAGGTGTGGACGACGCTCGCCCACCGCGCGAAGTGGGGGATGCTCCTCGCGCGCACGAACCCTGACGTGCCGAAGCATCGCGGCCTCAGCTACTTCGTCGTCGACATGCATGCACCCGGGGTGGAGGTCCGGCCGCTCGTCCAGATCACGGGTGACGCGGAGTTCAACGAGGTCTTCCTCAACGACGTCCGCATCCCGGACTCGATGCGTCTCGGTGGTGAGGGCGACGGGTGGCGCGTCGCGATCACGACGCTGATGAACGAGCGTGTGTCGCTGTCCGGTGCCGGCTCGGTCAGCGGCGACGCCGTCGGTGGGAGCGCGGTCGACCGTCTGATCGCGCGTCACCACCCGGTCGAGGATCCGGTGATGCGGCAGCGGCTCGCGCAGGCGTGGATCGAGGGCCAGCTCATCCGCCTGACGAACCAGCGCGCCGCGGCCCGGCGCAAGAGCGGCGCCGAGGCCGGGCCCGAGGGCTCCGTCACGAAGCTCTTCCAGGCCGAGTACAACAAGCGGCTGCAGAAGCTCGCGGTCGACCTCGAGGGGCCCCGCGGCATCGCCTGGGAAGGGGCCGCCCTGCGGGGCGAGGGCCGCGTCGGGTGGATGCCGACGGACCGCGACGACGCGGGCAGCGTCGCGGTCGGGTTCCTGCGCGCGCAGGCCAACACCATCGAGGGCGGTACGTCCGAGATCATGCGCAACATCCTCGGCGAGCGGGTCCTCGGGCTGCCCAAGGAGCCCGACCCGTCGCGCGAGCTGCCCTGGAAGGACGTGCTCAGGAACGCGTGA
- a CDS encoding response regulator transcription factor, translating to MGNAGEPTRVFLLDDHEVVRRGLRDMLDAEDDLTVVGEAGTADEALSRIPPTRPDVAVLDVRLPDGNGVEVCREVRSRHPEIQCLMLTSFADDEALFQAIMAGASGYLLKQIKGPDIVDAIRRVAAGQSLLDAAVTKRVLDRLRHPPEEDERLASLTDQERRILELIAEGLTNRQIADRVHLAEKTVKNYVSNLLAKLGMERRTQAAVYGAKLLERHPHAAD from the coding sequence GTGGGCAATGCCGGCGAGCCGACGCGGGTGTTCCTGCTCGACGACCACGAGGTCGTCCGCCGTGGCCTGCGCGACATGCTCGACGCCGAGGACGACCTGACGGTCGTCGGTGAGGCCGGGACGGCCGACGAGGCGCTGTCGCGCATCCCGCCGACGCGTCCCGACGTCGCGGTCCTCGACGTGCGACTGCCCGACGGCAACGGCGTCGAGGTGTGCCGCGAGGTGCGGTCGCGCCATCCCGAGATCCAGTGCCTGATGCTGACGTCGTTCGCGGACGACGAAGCCCTGTTCCAGGCGATCATGGCCGGCGCGTCGGGCTACCTGCTCAAGCAGATCAAGGGCCCGGACATCGTCGACGCGATCCGTCGCGTCGCGGCGGGTCAGTCGTTGCTCGACGCCGCGGTCACGAAGCGCGTCCTCGACCGGCTGCGTCACCCGCCCGAGGAGGACGAGCGCCTCGCGTCGCTCACCGACCAGGAGCGGCGCATCCTCGAGCTGATCGCCGAGGGCCTCACGAACCGCCAGATCGCGGACCGCGTCCACCTCGCGGAGAAGACGGTGAAGAACTACGTGTCGAACCTGCTCGCGAAGCTGGGCATGGAGCGACGCACGCAGGCCGCGGTGTACGGCGCCAAGCTCCTCGAGCGCCATCCGCACGCGGCCGACTGA
- a CDS encoding ABC transporter ATP-binding protein: MPPALSVSGVTKRFGRRRVLDGIDLDVDRGEAVALIGENGAGKSTLLKICAGFLGPDGGTVTTSGLVGYCPQEPGLLDLLTADEHLVLFGRAQGLSRADALDQGRQLLGELGFPVGRPVQTRRLSGGSRQKLNLALALLGTRDVLLLDEPYQGFDHGTYVSFWHHVERWRDEGRAIVVVTHMLAELHRVDRVVELQPAAQAVA; the protein is encoded by the coding sequence GTGCCTCCCGCCCTCTCGGTCTCCGGCGTGACGAAGCGCTTCGGCCGCCGTCGCGTGCTCGACGGCATCGATCTCGACGTCGACCGGGGCGAGGCTGTCGCACTCATCGGCGAGAACGGCGCGGGCAAGAGCACGCTGCTGAAGATCTGTGCCGGGTTCCTCGGCCCCGACGGCGGCACGGTGACGACCAGCGGTCTCGTCGGGTACTGCCCACAGGAGCCCGGGCTCCTCGACCTGCTCACGGCGGACGAGCACCTCGTGCTGTTCGGCCGCGCGCAGGGGCTCTCGCGTGCCGACGCGCTCGACCAGGGACGGCAGCTGCTCGGCGAGCTCGGCTTCCCGGTCGGCCGGCCGGTGCAGACGCGACGCCTGTCGGGTGGATCGCGTCAGAAGCTCAACCTGGCGCTCGCGCTGCTGGGCACGCGCGACGTGCTCCTGCTCGACGAGCCGTATCAAGGCTTCGACCACGGGACGTACGTGAGCTTCTGGCACCACGTCGAGCGCTGGCGTGACGAGGGCCGCGCGATCGTCGTCGTCACGCACATGCTGGCGGAGCTGCACCGCGTCGACCGAGTGGTCGAGCTGCAGCCCGCCGCCCAGGCCGTCGCATGA
- a CDS encoding VanW family protein: MSVDRPQLSPTRTGPLDVPSDGWTSARARRPAVLRVATWAAVSLLGVLLLAAAGLVLGDRLAARGRVAHDVEIAGVKVGGTSDAVAARRIAPVVARVRTGPISVVVGGQHLSIDPSAIGLTVDDHATVRAARRVGHDGGVGAQVVDSIARRFRPDRLPLVIHVDGQRLAGVLDGWSVQAAGGLDPGAVVFDGAVVRVAPPQAGHGMQRSAARAALLDALGNGRVHDIALPVGRVDPPASRAELERAAARARRVLAAPVTIVVDGHPFTLTPPQLATALTTTVHRHHVAIAVDATKLRAALGPPLAALEQPPVDASFAVSGTHVSVVPSKPGRILATGPVGDAILRGERTVTATLADVQPAHDTAWAQRLNITELVSTFTTHHPAGEPRVENIHRAADILNNTIVEPGQIFSMNDTIGPRTPERGFVKAPIVLEDSFGEDYGGGVSQLATTTYNAIFFGGYKDVTHAAHLVYISRYPLGREATVNYGAIDLKFQNDSHSGILIRTSYTSTSITVSFYGNTEGRTVRAEGPDILKTTPVTTEYVDDPTLPPGATRVIQQGDTGYDVVVYRVISRPGQPDVRERYYTHYDMFPTKIARGVAPGTPTTTTTTPQGTPPAANVGD; the protein is encoded by the coding sequence TTGAGCGTCGACCGCCCGCAGCTCTCCCCGACGCGGACAGGACCACTCGACGTCCCCTCCGACGGGTGGACGTCGGCGCGCGCGCGTCGCCCGGCGGTGCTGCGCGTCGCGACGTGGGCCGCGGTGAGCCTCCTCGGTGTGCTCCTCCTCGCCGCGGCCGGGCTCGTCCTCGGCGACCGGCTCGCCGCGCGCGGCCGCGTCGCGCACGACGTCGAGATCGCGGGCGTGAAGGTGGGCGGCACGTCCGACGCGGTCGCGGCGCGACGGATCGCGCCGGTCGTCGCCCGCGTGCGCACCGGGCCGATCTCGGTCGTCGTCGGCGGGCAGCACCTGTCGATCGACCCGAGCGCGATCGGGCTAACCGTCGACGACCACGCGACGGTGCGCGCCGCGCGGCGGGTCGGGCACGACGGTGGAGTGGGCGCGCAGGTCGTGGACAGCATCGCCCGGCGGTTCCGGCCCGACCGTCTGCCGCTCGTGATCCACGTCGACGGGCAACGGCTCGCCGGCGTGCTCGACGGCTGGAGCGTCCAGGCCGCCGGTGGGCTCGACCCGGGTGCGGTCGTGTTCGACGGTGCCGTCGTCCGGGTCGCGCCGCCGCAGGCGGGCCACGGGATGCAGCGCAGTGCGGCGCGCGCCGCGCTCCTCGACGCATTGGGCAACGGCCGCGTCCACGACATCGCGCTGCCCGTCGGTCGCGTCGACCCACCTGCCAGCCGCGCCGAGCTCGAGCGCGCCGCGGCACGCGCCCGCCGCGTGCTCGCCGCGCCGGTGACGATCGTGGTCGACGGCCACCCGTTCACGCTGACGCCCCCACAGCTCGCCACCGCGCTCACGACGACCGTGCACCGGCACCACGTCGCGATCGCCGTCGACGCGACGAAGCTGCGCGCCGCGCTCGGCCCTCCCCTCGCCGCGCTCGAGCAGCCACCCGTCGACGCGTCGTTCGCCGTCAGCGGGACGCACGTCAGCGTGGTCCCGTCCAAGCCCGGGCGGATCCTCGCGACGGGACCGGTCGGAGACGCGATCCTCCGCGGCGAGCGGACCGTCACCGCGACGCTCGCCGACGTGCAACCCGCGCACGACACCGCGTGGGCGCAGCGGCTGAACATCACCGAGCTCGTGTCGACCTTCACGACGCATCACCCCGCGGGCGAGCCACGCGTCGAGAACATCCACCGCGCGGCGGACATCCTGAACAACACGATCGTCGAGCCGGGCCAGATCTTCTCGATGAACGACACGATCGGTCCGCGCACACCCGAGCGCGGGTTCGTGAAGGCGCCGATCGTGCTCGAGGACAGCTTCGGCGAGGACTACGGCGGCGGCGTGAGCCAGCTCGCGACGACGACGTACAACGCGATCTTCTTCGGCGGTTACAAGGACGTCACGCACGCCGCGCACCTCGTGTACATCAGCCGGTACCCGCTGGGGCGCGAGGCGACCGTCAACTACGGCGCGATCGACCTGAAGTTCCAGAACGACTCGCACTCGGGGATCCTGATCCGCACGTCGTACACGTCGACGTCGATCACGGTGTCGTTCTACGGCAACACCGAGGGGCGAACGGTCCGCGCCGAGGGCCCCGACATCCTGAAGACGACGCCCGTCACGACGGAGTACGTCGACGACCCGACGCTGCCGCCGGGCGCGACACGCGTCATCCAGCAGGGCGACACCGGCTACGACGTCGTCGTGTACCGCGTCATCTCGCGGCCGGGCCAGCCCGACGTCCGCGAGCGCTATTACACGCACTACGACATGTTCCCGACCAAGATCGCCCGCGGCGTCGCGCCGGGGACGCCGACGACGACCACCACCACGCCGCAAGGGACGCCGCCGGCCGCGAACGTCGGGGACTGA
- a CDS encoding GAF domain-containing sensor histidine kinase: MGRSGVSNDERLSRLLDAVLSIASDLSLPVVLRRIVESACDLVSARYGALGVIGDDQRLSDFINVGMDAQTFRAIGTLPEGRGILGLLIVDPKPLRLRDLTTHPESFGFPPHHPAMRSFLGVPIRVREHVFGNLYLCEKQGADEFSDSDEALVVALATAAGVAIENARLHERVSELAVIEDRERIARDLHDKVIQRLFATGMALQTTARIAARPEVGARIAQAVDDLDETIREIRNTIFALHERTRRGLRVDVFALASEARHALGFDPHVHLEGPIDSVVPEPIAADLLATLNEALSNVARHAHASRVDIAIAVDSDVSLHVVDDGTGIDESAPTTGHGLANMAVRAKERGGRFTVQRRPRGGTTLEWRVPLSDL, translated from the coding sequence GTGGGTCGCAGTGGGGTCTCGAACGACGAGCGGCTGAGCCGACTGCTCGACGCGGTGCTCAGCATCGCGTCCGATCTGAGCCTACCGGTCGTGCTGCGGCGGATCGTGGAGTCCGCGTGCGATCTCGTGAGCGCTCGGTACGGCGCGCTCGGCGTGATCGGCGACGACCAACGGCTGAGCGACTTCATCAACGTCGGCATGGACGCGCAGACGTTCCGCGCGATCGGGACGCTGCCCGAAGGACGCGGGATCCTCGGCCTCCTGATCGTCGACCCGAAGCCGCTGCGGTTGCGCGACCTGACGACCCACCCGGAGTCGTTCGGGTTCCCGCCCCACCACCCCGCGATGCGCTCGTTCCTCGGCGTCCCGATCCGTGTGCGCGAGCACGTGTTCGGGAACCTGTACCTCTGCGAGAAGCAGGGCGCGGACGAGTTCTCCGACTCGGACGAGGCGCTCGTCGTCGCGCTCGCGACGGCCGCGGGCGTGGCGATCGAGAACGCGCGCCTACACGAGCGCGTCTCGGAGCTCGCGGTCATCGAGGACCGCGAGCGGATCGCGCGCGATCTGCACGACAAGGTGATCCAGCGCCTGTTCGCGACGGGCATGGCGTTGCAGACGACGGCCCGCATCGCCGCACGCCCCGAGGTCGGCGCCCGCATCGCGCAGGCCGTCGACGATCTCGACGAGACGATCCGCGAGATCCGCAACACGATCTTCGCGTTGCACGAGCGCACCCGGCGCGGCCTGCGGGTCGACGTCTTCGCGCTCGCCAGCGAGGCGCGCCACGCGCTCGGCTTCGATCCCCACGTGCACCTCGAGGGGCCGATCGACAGCGTCGTGCCCGAGCCGATCGCGGCGGATCTGCTCGCCACGCTGAACGAGGCGCTCTCGAACGTCGCGCGGCACGCGCACGCGTCACGCGTCGACATCGCGATCGCGGTCGACAGCGACGTGTCGCTGCACGTCGTCGACGACGGCACGGGCATCGACGAGTCCGCGCCCACGACCGGCCACGGCCTCGCCAACATGGCGGTCCGGGCGAAGGAGCGCGGCGGGCGCTTCACCGTCCAGCGGCGCCCGCGTGGCGGTACGACGCTCGAGTGGCGGGTCCCGCTCTCGGACCTGTGA
- a CDS encoding trypsin-like peptidase domain-containing protein, which produces MGHTRLVTRINRGVVTVVAVLALVLAACSSGGSGKSAKGGSASSTSTSSSNSAAQVPAAQPGIPAIVQKLSPSVVTIITDQGLGSGVVWNADGTIVTDDHVIANASQLTVAFADGRRVAGHVVAGDPVTDVAVVKADRTGLPAAQFETALPQVGALAIAIGSPLGFQNTVSAGVVSGLQRSIPGSAQQTRSLVNLIQTDAAISPGDSGGALVDGNGKVIGLNEAYLPPSTGAVSIGFAIPAETVSDIVPQLLKNGKAVHPFFGVQITDLTPDIAQQFGLKASQGVVVLDVVGGSPAAQAGIQAGDVITQVDTTPVNTVEDFIGALRPHQPGDSVLTTVVRGSSTMRIKVTLTDQS; this is translated from the coding sequence GTGGGGCACACAAGACTCGTGACGCGCATCAACCGCGGCGTGGTCACCGTCGTGGCGGTCCTGGCTCTCGTGCTCGCGGCGTGCTCGAGCGGCGGCAGCGGGAAGTCGGCCAAGGGCGGGTCGGCGAGCTCGACGTCGACGTCGTCGTCCAACAGCGCCGCGCAGGTTCCCGCCGCGCAGCCGGGGATCCCCGCGATCGTGCAGAAGCTGTCGCCGTCGGTCGTCACGATCATCACCGACCAGGGTCTCGGCAGCGGTGTCGTGTGGAACGCGGACGGGACGATCGTCACCGACGACCACGTCATCGCGAACGCGAGCCAGCTCACGGTCGCGTTCGCCGACGGCCGCCGCGTGGCGGGTCACGTCGTCGCCGGTGATCCCGTGACGGACGTCGCGGTCGTCAAGGCGGACCGCACCGGTCTCCCGGCCGCGCAGTTCGAGACGGCGCTGCCCCAGGTCGGCGCGCTCGCCATCGCGATCGGGAGCCCGCTCGGCTTCCAGAACACGGTCAGCGCGGGCGTCGTCTCGGGATTGCAACGATCGATCCCGGGCTCCGCGCAGCAGACACGCTCGCTCGTCAACCTGATCCAGACGGACGCCGCGATCTCGCCCGGTGACTCCGGCGGCGCGCTGGTCGACGGCAACGGGAAGGTCATCGGCCTCAACGAGGCGTACCTGCCGCCGTCGACGGGCGCGGTGTCCATCGGGTTCGCGATCCCGGCGGAGACGGTGTCGGACATCGTCCCGCAGCTGCTGAAGAACGGGAAGGCGGTGCACCCCTTCTTCGGCGTGCAGATCACCGACCTCACGCCCGACATCGCGCAGCAGTTCGGGCTGAAGGCGTCGCAGGGCGTCGTCGTGCTCGACGTCGTCGGGGGCAGCCCCGCCGCGCAGGCCGGCATCCAGGCCGGTGACGTGATCACCCAGGTCGACACCACGCCGGTCAACACGGTCGAGGACTTCATCGGCGCGCTGCGGCCGCACCAGCCCGGCGACTCCGTCCTCACGACCGTCGTGCGCGGCAGCTCGACGATGCGCATCAAGGTGACGCTCACCGACCAGAGCTGA
- a CDS encoding CAP domain-containing protein — translation MLAALSLTVALAAAATACTGTIRTTGVPADVSPTARERAIAADLVARANAERAARGLRPLAWDGALAANAYRWSGTMAASGFRHSDIHPLLGRFVAAAENIGTGDHGTTAGDMHVAWMRSDGHRHDLLAPNLDRVGIGVVCAPDGTMWATEQFGSTRSGSFGALPPVDPIARADRGTLTC, via the coding sequence ATGCTCGCCGCGCTCAGCCTGACGGTCGCGCTCGCCGCGGCCGCGACGGCGTGCACCGGCACCATCCGCACGACGGGCGTACCCGCGGACGTCTCGCCCACCGCGCGCGAGCGCGCGATCGCGGCGGATCTCGTGGCGCGCGCGAACGCCGAGCGCGCGGCACGGGGACTCCGCCCGCTCGCGTGGGACGGCGCGCTCGCCGCGAACGCGTACCGGTGGAGCGGGACGATGGCCGCGTCCGGGTTCCGCCACAGCGACATCCACCCGCTGCTCGGCCGGTTCGTCGCCGCGGCGGAGAACATCGGGACCGGTGATCACGGGACGACCGCGGGCGACATGCACGTCGCGTGGATGCGATCGGACGGTCACCGCCACGATCTGCTCGCGCCGAACCTCGACCGCGTCGGCATCGGGGTCGTGTGCGCACCCGACGGCACGATGTGGGCGACCGAGCAGTTCGGATCGACGCGCTCGGGGAGCTTCGGCGCGCTGCCGCCCGTCGACCCGATCGCGCGCGCCGACCGCGGCACGCTGACGTGCTGA
- a CDS encoding acetate/propionate family kinase: MRFLVVNCGSSSLKFDVGDLDGTELRRVASGEIEEIGPHAVLDAVADGAATKVRVDAPDHARALRVALDWLETAGAGTGVDAVGHRVVHGGDRFVDAVVIDDDVLRGIESMTELAPLHNAPALAAIRGARDALGTRVPMVAAFDTAFHASMPARASHYAIDPDLARRHHVRRYGFHGLAHRSMLDRLDARHALAPLDTAHARVVALQLGNGCSAAAVDHGRSIDTSMGLTPLEGLVMGTRSGDVDPSLAGYLARMENVDVDTADGWLNTRSGLLGLSGRSRDMRDVLDAAHDGDARATLAVEMFCYRARRYVGGYLAALGGAEAVVFGGGIGEHSPEVRARILDGMQWCGIEVDPRANDTAVGGREARISTDGSAIAAWVVHVDEATVVARDTLRVLTTA, encoded by the coding sequence GTGCGGTTCCTCGTCGTCAACTGCGGGAGCTCGTCGCTGAAGTTCGACGTCGGCGACCTCGACGGCACGGAGCTCCGGCGGGTCGCGTCAGGCGAGATCGAGGAGATCGGACCGCACGCGGTGCTCGACGCCGTCGCGGACGGCGCCGCGACGAAGGTGCGAGTCGACGCACCCGACCACGCACGCGCGCTGCGCGTCGCGCTCGACTGGCTCGAGACGGCCGGGGCGGGCACGGGCGTCGACGCTGTCGGGCACCGCGTCGTCCACGGTGGCGACCGGTTCGTCGACGCGGTCGTGATCGATGACGACGTACTGCGCGGCATCGAGTCCATGACGGAGCTCGCGCCGTTGCACAACGCGCCCGCGCTCGCCGCGATCCGCGGTGCGCGTGACGCGCTCGGCACCCGTGTCCCGATGGTCGCGGCGTTCGACACCGCGTTCCACGCGTCGATGCCGGCACGCGCATCGCACTACGCCATCGATCCCGACCTCGCTCGCCGTCACCACGTGCGTCGGTACGGGTTCCACGGTCTCGCGCACCGGTCGATGCTCGACCGGCTCGACGCGCGGCACGCGCTCGCGCCACTCGACACGGCACACGCGCGCGTCGTCGCGCTGCAGCTCGGGAACGGTTGCTCGGCGGCGGCCGTCGACCACGGCCGCTCGATCGACACGTCGATGGGTCTGACCCCGCTCGAAGGGCTCGTGATGGGGACGCGCTCCGGTGACGTCGACCCGAGCCTGGCCGGCTACCTCGCCCGCATGGAGAACGTGGACGTCGACACCGCCGACGGGTGGCTCAACACGCGCTCGGGACTGCTCGGGCTCTCGGGACGGTCACGCGACATGCGCGACGTCCTCGACGCCGCGCACGACGGCGACGCACGCGCCACGCTCGCCGTCGAGATGTTCTGCTACCGCGCCCGCCGCTACGTCGGCGGCTACCTCGCCGCGCTCGGCGGCGCGGAAGCGGTCGTGTTCGGCGGCGGGATCGGCGAGCACTCGCCCGAGGTCCGCGCGCGCATCCTCGACGGCATGCAGTGGTGCGGCATCGAGGTCGACCCGCGGGCCAACGACACCGCCGTCGGCGGCCGCGAGGCACGCATCTCGACCGACGGGTCCGCGATCGCGGCGTGGGTCGTCCACGTCGACGAGGCCACGGTCGTCGCACGCGACACCCTCCGCGTGCTCACCACCGCCTGA